One Molothrus ater isolate BHLD 08-10-18 breed brown headed cowbird chromosome 4, BPBGC_Mater_1.1, whole genome shotgun sequence genomic window carries:
- the FGFBP2 gene encoding fibroblast growth factor-binding protein 2 produces the protein MKSFALLFLVVICGMGGLAQKLKPKKRSNGEEIKFRTKTKDVCTITTSGDDEDMKLRIECKSQGLSYWCEFTGKPSVCRAFRNNPKIYWNQIAAELRKVSHACESMEVLKTTMCQKAPPEALMRQIAAGMEAEDLANQEKSVQKAAIPLREEGQNSDPTQHGQGSENETEAMKLAREHCWESLHGVCSYIIGILRG, from the coding sequence ATGAAGagttttgctctccttttcctaGTTGTGATCTGTGGCATGGGAGGACTGGCACAGAAGCTGAAGCCAAAGAAGAGAAGCAATGGTGAAGAAATCAAATTTCGAACTAAAACCAAAGATGTTTGCACAATAACCACAAGTGGCGATGACGAGGATATGAAACTTAGAATTGAATGCAAAAGCCAAGGTTTGTCCTACTGGTGTGAATTCACTGGCAAGCCATCAGTCTGTCGTGCTTTCAGAAATAACCCAAAGATTTACTGGAATCAGATCgctgcagagctcagaaagGTCTCACACGCTTGCGAATCCATGGAAGTGTTGAAGACCACCATGTGCCAAAAGGCTCCCCCAGAGGCTCTCATGAGGCAAATAGCTGCTGGTATGGAGGCAGAAGATCTAGCAAACCAGGAAAAATCGGTCCAGAAAGCTGCCATTCCTCTGAGAGAAGAGGGGCAAAACTCTGACCCAACCCAACATGGTCAAGGgtctgaaaatgaaacagaagcaATGAAACTGGCACGGGAACACTGCTGGGAATCTCTGCATGGTGTCTGCTCCTACATCATTGGCATCCTTAGGGGTTAA
- the FGFBP1 gene encoding fibroblast growth factor-binding protein 1, which produces MRIKSFGLLCVLMLVSQMLLANCERQKERKKGRQGIEHGGRKQKEFKQGNEKGQKSKGGKSSPKGKFETKENAECTWSVMDTNAVTVHVQCKQGDSEFWCEFSGDPSSCAQYAANQKSYWKQVSRSLKKQKQICQDPKSVLKSKLCRKGPQSAHLRLTHSSLLTAEGPAKENTMPHTKEVVQTPADASVTEKRLEQSPQDCVEDVDYIDQKKGG; this is translated from the coding sequence ATGAGGATCAAAAGCTTTGGACTCCTTTGTGTGTTGATGCTGGTCTCCCAGATGCTCCTAGCCAACTGTGAGAgacagaaggagagaaaaaagggaagacaaGGCATAGAACATGGtgggagaaaacaaaaggaatttaaacaaggaaatgaaaagggGCAGAAGtcaaaaggaggaaaatcatCTCCTAAAGGCAAGTTTGAAACCAAGGAAAATGCTGAGTGCACCTGGTCAGTGATGGACACAAATGCTGTTACTGTGCACGTGCAGTGCAAGCAGGGGGACAGTGAGTTCTGGTGTGAGTTCTCTGGAGACCCTTCCAGCTGTGCACAGTATGCAGCAAACCAGAAATCCTACTGGAAACAAGTCTCCAGATCTCtaaagaagcagaagcagattTGTCAAGACCCCAAAAGTGTACTAAAATCTAAATTATGCAGGAAAGGCCCACAAAGTGCTCACCTCAGGTTGACTCACTCAAGCCTACTAACAGCAGAGGGTCCTGCCAAAGAGAACACAATGCCTCACACAAAAGAAGTTGTTCAGACTCCAGCAGATGCCTCTGTGACTGAAAAAAGGCTAGAACAAAGTCCTCAAGACTGTGTGGAAGATGTAGATTACATTGACCAGAAAAAAGGTGGCTGA